One genomic segment of Nilaparvata lugens isolate BPH unplaced genomic scaffold, ASM1435652v1 scaffold4452, whole genome shotgun sequence includes these proteins:
- the LOC120355723 gene encoding uncharacterized protein LOC120355723, with the protein MSRADKLLDIVFQAKNDQQGRGHHGTSSPEKLRQKVLQVLHPVSTWTCATEEIFRDTVCQELVQVSDEQFELKCNSPVNSSMGADEMAHALSSEAATGLATVVEVEE; encoded by the exons ATGTCACGTGCAGACAAGTTATTAGATATCGTCTTTCAAGCAAAGAATG ATCAGCAAGGCAGAGGGCATCATGGAACATCATCCCCTGAAAAGCTACGCCAGAAAGTTCTCCAAGTTCTACATCCAGTATCTACTTGGACCTGTGCAACAGAGGAGATATTCAGGGACACAGTTTGTCAGGAACTTGTACAGGTATCAGATGAACAATTTGAGTTAAAATGTAATTCGCCAGTAAATTCATCAATGGGGGCAGATGAGATGGCTCATGCTTTATCGAGTGAAGCTGCTACCGGATTGGCTACTGttgtagaagtagaagaa